The window AGGAGAATTAATATGAAATATATTACATTGATACAGTCGTTTTATCCGTCTTTTAGTAAACAAGAACTTAAAGTTGCAGATTATGTAATTAAAGAAAGAGATGCAATTTGTTTTATGCCTCTTCATGAAATTACTAAAAAAATAAATGTATCAGAAGCAACTATAGTTAGGTTTGTAAAGAAAATTGGGTTTAAAGGTTTTATTGATTTTAAACTTGAGGTTGCAAGAGAAATAGCCACGATAGAAGATGAAAGAAACACAAAAGAACACTATATTGAAAATATTGAGTATAATATACTAGAAACTATAAAAGATACAAAAATTTTAATTAATAAAAAAGATGTAGAAAAAGCAATAGAGGCAATAGAAAGTTCTAAAAAATTGTATGTATTTGGAATGGGAGCATCAGGTGTTGCTGCTTTAGAATTTCAAAATAGGTTTATGAGATTTGGAAAAATTGGACATAGTGTAAGTGATGGACATTTTCAGGTAATGTATGCCTCAACTACTACAGAAAAAGATGTGATAGTTGTAATAAGTTTATCTGGAGAAACTGTAGATTTAATTTATCCATTATCAATAGCTAAGAATAATGGTTGTAAAATAATTGCCATTACAAATTATATACTATCCCCCATTGCCAAAATGTCAGATATTGTTATATTAACTTCTGGTAAAGAAACATTACTTAATGGTGGAGCATTAGTATCTAAAATTTCTCAGTTATATATTATAGATGTATTAGCTACAGGATATGCACTGAGAAATAGTAAAAAAGCAAAATTAGTAAGACAAGGTATGGCAGAAGCTATAGCCAACAAGAATAAATAGGAGGAAATTGTGAGTAACAAATTATTAGAACAATTAAAAGGACAATTAATAGTGTCTTGTCAAGCACTTCCTGGAGAACCATTGTATATTGAAAATGATACAATTATGCCATTAATGGCAAGAGCAGCTATAAAAGCAGGTGCAAAAGGAATAAGAGCAAATGGAGTATTAGATGTTAAGGAAATAAAAAAAGAAGTTAATGTTCCTGTTATAGGGTTACTTAAGAAAAACTATGAAGGATTTCCTCAATATATTACGGTTGGTATGTCTGAAATAGATGTTTTAGTTGAAGCAGGTGCAGATATTATAGCACTTGATTGTACTTTAAGAGAAAGATATGATGGAAAAACTATTAATGAATTTATTGTAGAAATTAAGGCTAAATATCCAAAAATTTTATTAATGGCTGATATTTCAAATTTAGAAGAGGGAATAAATGCTGAAAAAGCTGGAGTAGATATTGTAGGTACTACTCTTAATGGATATACACCTTATACTGAAACATTAGATAAAGGACCAAATTATAGTTTGATAGAAGAATTAGTGGCTGTAGTTAAAATACCTGTCATTGCAGAGGGAAGAATACATACTCCTGAGTCAGCTAGAAAAATGTTAGAGCTTGGAGCATATGCAGTAGTGGTAGGAGGAGCAATTACAAGACCTTTAGAAATAACAAATAGATTTATTGAGGGTATGGGATTAAAATGAAAATAATTTGTTTTGACATAGGTGGAACTAATATTAAATATTCAATAATAGAAGATATTGATAATGATAATATAGAAGTGAAAAATATAGAAACTAGGGTTACTAAAGATGATAACTATATCTTAGAAGATGTATTGAAGATAATAGGAGAAAATACTGATGTTGATGCTGTAGGTATTTCAACAGCAGGAGTAGTAAATTCTAATACTGGTGAAGTAATATTTGCTGGACCTACTATACCAAAATATACAGGAACTAAGTTTAGGGAAGTAATAGAAAAGAAATATGGGATACAAACTTTTGTAGAAAATGATGTTAATTCGGCAGCATTTGGAGAATACTGTTTTTCTGATTATAAAGGGTCTATGTTTATGCTTACTATAGGAACAGGAGTTGGTGGTTCATTAATACTAGATGGTAAAGTGTTTAGTGGTGCATCAATGACAGCTGG of the Streptobacillus ratti genome contains:
- a CDS encoding MurR/RpiR family transcriptional regulator, with product MKYITLIQSFYPSFSKQELKVADYVIKERDAICFMPLHEITKKINVSEATIVRFVKKIGFKGFIDFKLEVAREIATIEDERNTKEHYIENIEYNILETIKDTKILINKKDVEKAIEAIESSKKLYVFGMGASGVAALEFQNRFMRFGKIGHSVSDGHFQVMYASTTTEKDVIVVISLSGETVDLIYPLSIAKNNGCKIIAITNYILSPIAKMSDIVILTSGKETLLNGGALVSKISQLYIIDVLATGYALRNSKKAKLVRQGMAEAIANKNK
- a CDS encoding ROK family protein, whose product is MKIICFDIGGTNIKYSIIEDIDNDNIEVKNIETRVTKDDNYILEDVLKIIGENTDVDAVGISTAGVVNSNTGEVIFAGPTIPKYTGTKFREVIEKKYGIQTFVENDVNSAAFGEYCFSDYKGSMFMLTIGTGVGGSLILDGKVFSGASMTAGEIGYMPLNDGYFQDFSSATYLTNYVSERLGKKVDGRYVFENAKKGDILCNEAIDKMVYNLTTGLLNILYMINPDNIVIGGGITAQGKYLEDKILEVLNKRVIGKQFNSNVKLANLKNSAGIYGIYNIVRKEMK
- a CDS encoding N-acetylmannosamine-6-phosphate 2-epimerase, which translates into the protein MSNKLLEQLKGQLIVSCQALPGEPLYIENDTIMPLMARAAIKAGAKGIRANGVLDVKEIKKEVNVPVIGLLKKNYEGFPQYITVGMSEIDVLVEAGADIIALDCTLRERYDGKTINEFIVEIKAKYPKILLMADISNLEEGINAEKAGVDIVGTTLNGYTPYTETLDKGPNYSLIEELVAVVKIPVIAEGRIHTPESARKMLELGAYAVVVGGAITRPLEITNRFIEGMGLK